ACTGCCCCGGTTATTCAACGGGCTTTTGCCGTCATAAAAGCCCATCACTCCCTCAATAATGGAGATGTCGGCTCCTGCACTTCCCCTCTTCAGAATGGCCTTGACCACCCCTTCGTTAAACATCCAGCTGTCCAAGTTGCGTGAAGGGCGCCCCGTCACAGCGGTGTGGTAAGTGGGATCAATATAGTCTGGGCCGCACTTAAAGCCTTGGACGGTATATCCTCTTTTTTTCAACGCGGCCATCAAACCTAGTGTCAGAGTGGTTTTACCCACTCCGCTGCCTGTTCCGGCAATGATGATTCTCTTTTCTGTCACGTTTGATCCTCCTATCCTCGCATCCGGCTCTTATCTTACGCTTTAGGCATGATGGAGACGGCCAACTGAAATGGTCACATTGCCCGATTTCTTCTTCACCAGATCAAGCTCATGAACACCGGTGTACACTTTGACCGCCGGTTCACTGACGCCATACGCTCCGGTGTACTTGTACACGGCCTTTGAAGGTTGTTCAATGGGTACAGCGTTCAATTGTTCCGGACGATAGGTGACAAACTCCCAGCCGTATTTCATGACAATGTCCAACAATCCCTGTTCATCTTTTTTCAAATCAATGGTGCATAACGCTTTGACACTTTTAATGGAAAACTTTAATTCAGCCAGCGTCTCCTTAATGACAGATTCGATTTCTTCAGCGCTGGTCCCTCTATTACACCCGACACCTAAGACAATCACTTTGGGCCGGTACAACACCCCATTGTCCAAAATGGCTTCTTCTTCCGCGTTGAGTATGCGGTGTGTCACCACCAGAGCAGCTTGCGGGTTCATGTCTAAAGCCTCATTTATTTTTTTAAACACTTGAATGTTGGCCGGCAAAGGACGATCATACGTCCACCAGTTCCGTTCCCCTGATTCTTGCACCACAGCCACCTGTTCTTCATTGACCACCGCGGCACTGACAGGTGTCAGCTTCTCAGCTGATTCCCATTCCCAGCCAAACTGGCGTCCAAACAGGTCAACAGCAATAGTCTGTTGCACATCGGAAGCCGTCGTCACCACCGGAGTTGCTCCCAGACAGGCAGCCACCTCCCGGGTCAGGGTGTTGGCTCCCCCCAAGTGTCCGGAAAGCACACTGATGGCAAATTGGCCTTTATCATCGACAACCACCACTGCGGGGTCCGTTTTTTTGTCTTTGAGCAAAGGTGCAATCATGCGGACGACAGCTCCAAGGGAAATCATTAAAATAAGACCTCTGTATGCTTGGAATAAAGCGGGCAATAAAAGACGGACACTGCCGTCAAACAGCTGGATGCCTTTCTCCGCTTCGTCCCCCTGTTCAAATTTGGACATGTAATAGATATCGGTTTGGGGCATGAGCTTCCCAAGTTCCCGGGCCATGCGCACGCCGTGCTTGGTAATGGCGACGACAGCAAAAGCACCTTTAGCCACAATATTGGCCTCTCTGCCTTCTTCCAACTGAATCACCATCTGCTGGATCATCACTGCTCCACCCCCTGACGGTACCCGTGTGTAAAAGAGGGATCGTACAGCTTGGACCGGTAAGCAGCCAGCTTCTCCTGATCAGGCTCTAATGCCCAGCCTGCTAAAATCATGGCCTGGGAACGGATCCCGGCCTGGTGCATCTCTTCCGGCAAATCACGCAAAATGGTACGTATCACTTTTTGGTCGGGCCAGCTGGCTTTATACACCACAGCAACCGGTGTTTCTTCACTCCAGCCTGCCTCCTTTAACTCTTGAACCACCTTTTTGGCTAATGTGGCACTGAGAAAGAGGGCCAGCGTGCAGTGATGACGGGCTAAATCCTTTAACTTCTCCCGCTCGGGCATCGGTGTCCTGCCCTCTGTCCGGGTCAGAATGACGGTTTGGGTCAGTTCAGGGATGGTCAGCTCTGCCCCTAACACTGCAGCCGCCGCAAAAACCGAGCTTACACCCGGGATGATTTCATAGGCAAT
The Caldalkalibacillus uzonensis genome window above contains:
- a CDS encoding cobalt-precorrin 5A hydrolase, producing the protein MVIQLEEGREANIVAKGAFAVVAITKHGVRMARELGKLMPQTDIYYMSKFEQGDEAEKGIQLFDGSVRLLLPALFQAYRGLILMISLGAVVRMIAPLLKDKKTDPAVVVVDDKGQFAISVLSGHLGGANTLTREVAACLGATPVVTTASDVQQTIAVDLFGRQFGWEWESAEKLTPVSAAVVNEEQVAVVQESGERNWWTYDRPLPANIQVFKKINEALDMNPQAALVVTHRILNAEEEAILDNGVLYRPKVIVLGVGCNRGTSAEEIESVIKETLAELKFSIKSVKALCTIDLKKDEQGLLDIVMKYGWEFVTYRPEQLNAVPIEQPSKAVYKYTGAYGVSEPAVKVYTGVHELDLVKKKSGNVTISVGRLHHA
- the cobM gene encoding precorrin-4 C(11)-methyltransferase, yielding MKVYIIGAGPGDPELITVKGLNLLRQADVVMYTDSLVSERLIAEAKPEAEVIKSAGLSLEEMMDIIIPRVREGKVVARVHTGDPAVFGAIMEQIIRLKQAGIAYEIIPGVSSVFAAAAVLGAELTIPELTQTVILTRTEGRTPMPEREKLKDLARHHCTLALFLSATLAKKVVQELKEAGWSEETPVAVVYKASWPDQKVIRTILRDLPEEMHQAGIRSQAMILAGWALEPDQEKLAAYRSKLYDPSFTHGYRQGVEQ